In a genomic window of Diadema setosum chromosome 3, eeDiaSeto1, whole genome shotgun sequence:
- the LOC140246764 gene encoding uncharacterized protein, which produces MANRFFLSVLLAVFVFLASCDAFVINREEEATVSDEPPPNNGSINPPAEGTQPPRDEPTAPPPPPPTGPPASPPPPSQPPPASPPPNGDSGSANFDSADDNQAPLANNRRDQELRPQGENGQGGPENAGRPSNDRNEGRAERPAENQQGANRPQIRQEGDIAERRGESPQQQAGRPENSGSEKKRGEQQRPAQQAERPSEQQRRTRDVNGQRGSPEGGENIDSRPGEAERPAENQQGGQADRPENRRNDEAPAEQQQQQQRGSSQGAERPAQNQQGADRPQIQQEGGNGEMRGESAQGRPQLPENSGSEQAPAQQQRPEESQMPSQEQRRARDVNGQRSSPQAERPAENQQGADRPQIRQEGESAEGRRGESQQQQAGRPENSGSEQNRGEQQRPAQQAERPSEQQRRARDVNGQRGSPEGGENIDRRPGEAERPAENQQGGQADRPKNRGNDQAPAGQQRQNGSPEGAERPAQNQQGGNRS; this is translated from the exons ATGGCGAATCGATTCTTTCTCAGTGTCTTGCTGGCAGTTTTCGTCTTTCTGGCGAGCTGTGATGCATTTGTCA TTAATCGTGAGGAAGAAGCCACTGTGTCTGATGAGCCACCCCCTAACAACGGCTCCATAAATCCACCAGCCGAGGGGACACAACCACCCAGGGATGAGCCTACAGCtcctccaccaccacctccaACAGGACCACCTGCATCACCACCACCTCCCTCACAACCACCACCTGCATCACCACCACCCAATGGAGACAGTGGTTCGGCAAACTTTGATAGTGCCGATGACAACCAGGCACCCTTGGCAAACAACAGACGTGACCAGGAACTTAGACCTCAAGGGGAAAACGGCCAAGGTGGCCCCGAAAATGCAGGCCGTCCCAGTAACGACAGGAATGAAGGCAGAGCTGAACGTCCAGCTGAGAACCAGCAAGGAGCCAACCGTCCTCAAATCCGTCAGGAAGGCGACATCGCCGAAAGGCGCGGTGAGTCTCCGCAACAGCAAGCAGGGCGTCCTGAGAATAGTGGCAGTGAGAAAAAACGTGGAGAGCAGCAGAGGCCTGCCCAACAAGCAGAACGTCCGTCTGAGCAACAACGTAGAACCCGTGATGTAAATGGCCAAAGAGGCTCACCCGAGGGCGGTGAAAACATCGATAGTCGTCCAGGCGAAGCTGAACGTCCAGCTGAAAACCAACAAGGAGGACAAGCTGATCGCCCTGAGAATCGTCGCAATGATGAGGCACCTGcagagcagcagcagcagcagcaaaggGGCTCATCCCAAGGCGCTGAACGTCCAGCTCAGAACCAGCAAGGAGCCGACCGTCCACAAATCCAACAAGAAGGAGGAAACGGGGAGATGCGTGGCGAGTCGGCACAGGGAAGACCACAGCTCCCTGAGAATAGTGGCAGCGAACAGGCTCCAGCACAACAGCAGAGGCCTGAAGAATCCCAGATGCCATCTCAGGAGCAACGTAGAGCTCGTGATGTAAATGGCCAAAGATCCTCACCACAAGCTGAACGTCCAGCTGAGAACCAGCAAGGGGCCGACCGTCCTCAAATCCGACAGGAAGGAGAAAGCGCTGAAGGGC GGCGTGGTGAGTCTCAGCAACAGCAAGCAGGGCGTCCTGAGAATAGTGGCAGTGAGCAAAATCGTGGAGAGCAGCAGAGGCCTGCCCAACAAGCAGAACGTCCGTCTGAGCAGCAACGTAGAGCCCGTGATGTAAATGGCCAAAGAGGCTCTCCCGAGGGCGGTGAAAACATCGATAGACGTCCCGGCGAAGCTGAACGTCCAGCTGAAAACCAACAAGGAGGTCAAGCTGATCGCCCTAAGAATCGTGGTAATGACCAGGCACCCGCAGGGCAGCAGCGTCAAAACGGCTCACCCGAGGGAGCTGAACGCCCAGCTCAGAACCAACAAGGAGGCAACCGTTCCTAG
- the LOC140246765 gene encoding uncharacterized protein — MTTRVIFYGLFAVFAISTSCNALPFSPRQRDGGERVNVQGRPRLGEEDIIIIHPNGTQPPINGSSPPPMNGTQLPPINGTRPPRPPPLNGGGRITGSGFFRSAEQGYFQREQGHSPRRGAEQGRNRPRPPPANSTQPPPMNGTQPPPTNGTRPPPQNGERDRDSGFSRQAEEENNQPGEQNGGRRQERPRPPRAADQGRNRPRPPPANSTQPPPMNGTQPPPTIGTRPPPQNGEQDRDSGFSRQAEEENNQPGEQNGGRRQERPRPPRAADQGRNRPRPPPANSTQPPPMNGTQPPPTNGTRPPPQNGEQDRDSGFSRQAEEENNQPGERNGGRRQQRPRPPRAADQGRNRPRPPPANSTQPPPMNGTQPPPTNGTRPPPQNGEQDRDSGFSRQAEEENNQPGEQSGDRREQGPSPRRAPEQEGNRPRPPPSNATQPPPTNDMPPPPSNGTRPPPQNDEERLPYSGFFRRAEQEDNQNAGENADRREKGPEKARPPPVDQVAPSFE; from the exons ATGACAACGCGGGTCATATTCTACGGGCTTTTCGCTGTCTTCGCCATTTCGACTAGCTGCAATGCCTTGCCCT TTTCTCCTCGCCAACGAGATGGAGGTGAACGAGTGAATGTCCAAGGCAGACCACGCTTAGGAGAAGaagacatcatcatcatacatccAAATGGTACACAACCACCAATCAATGGCTCAAGTCCTCCTCCCATGAATGGGACGCAGCTTCCACCAATCAATGGAACACGTCCTCCACGTCCACCACCACTGAACGGAGGAGGAAGAATTACTGGTAGTGGCTTCTTCCGATCTGCTGAGCAAGGTTACTTTCAGCGTGAACAGGGACACAGCCCACGGAGAGGTGCTGAGCAGGGAAGAAACAGACCACGCCCGCCCCCAGCAAACTCAACTCAACCTCCTCCTATGAATGGCACACAGCCTCCACCAACAAATGGAACACGTCCACCACCACAAAACGGAGAGCGGGACAGGGATAGCGGTTTCTCACGTCAAGCTGAGGAAGAAAACAACCAGCCTGGAGAACAGAATGGCGGTCGCCGGCAGGAGAGGCCCCGCCCACCTAGAGCTGCTGATCAGGGGAGAAACAGACCACGCCCGCCCCCAGCAAACTCAACTCAACCTCCTCCTATGAATGGCACGCAGCCTCCACCAACAATTGGAACACGTCCACCACCACAAAACGGAGAGCAGGACAGGGATAGCGGTTTCTCACGTCAAGCTGAGGAAGAAAACAACCAGCCTGGAGAACAGAATGGCGGTCGCCGGCAGGAGAGGCCCCGCCCACCTAGAGCTGCTGATCAGGGGAGAAACAGACCACGCCCGCCCCCAGCAAACTCAACTCAACCTCCTCCTATGAATGGCACGCAGCCTCCACCAACAAATGGAACACGTCCACCACCACAAAACGGAGAGCAGGACAGGGACAGCGGTTTCTCACGTCAAGCTGAGGAAGAAAACAACCAGCCGGGAGAACGGAATGGCGGTCGCCGTCAGCAGAGGCCCCGCCCACCTAGAGCTGCTGATCAGGGAAGAAACAGACCACGCCCACCCCCAGCAAACTCAACTCAACCTCCTCCTATGAATGGCACGCAGCCTCCACCAACAAATGGAACACGTCCACCACCACAAAACGGAGAGCAGGACAGGGATAGCGGTTTCTCACGTCAAGCTGAGGAAGAAAACAACCAGCCGGGAGAACAGAGTGGCGACCGCCGAGAACAGGGACCCAGCCCACGAAGAGCTCCTGAACAGGAAGGAAACAGACCACGCCCGCCTCCTTCAAACGCAACTCAACCTCCTCCTACGAATGACATGCCACCTCCACCAAGTAATGGGACACGCCCTCCACCACAAAACGACGAAGAAAGATTACCTTACAGCGGCTTCTTCCGTCGAGCTGAACAAGAAGACAATCAGAACGCAGGAGAGAATGCTGACCGCCGAGAAAAGGGACCCGAAAAGGCCCGCCCTCCTCCCGTGGATCAGGTGGCACCAAGCTTCGAATAG